A window from Betta splendens chromosome 1, fBetSpl5.4, whole genome shotgun sequence encodes these proteins:
- the hmx4 gene encoding H6 family homeobox 4, whose amino-acid sequence MNTVDAPCRPATSLKFTIDNILNLKTSGRDCDSCDFSELRDDSTGEMRKGGFQSHREEQERRQSSGDGLHKSELIRSCGGEAERVVISRRDARQEPEVRLESGDSSCDDSSSTTTATEPHKDDGAAKKGKIITKKKTRTIFSKRQIFQLESTFDMKRYLSSAERACLASSLQLTETQVKIWFQNRRNKLKRQISTEIDGPISDFPETGKPVVVVGQLPALYKESSLLGRCVLPMPLPVVYPGSSTPYLCFSNARKYFSLYEGDV is encoded by the exons ATGAACACAGTGGACGCACCATGTCGACCCGCCACCTCTTTGAAATTCACTATTGACAACATCCTGAATCTGAAGACAAGCGGGAGGGACTGTGACAGCTGTGATTTCAGCGAACTCCGCGATGACTCGACCGGGGAGATGCGTAAAGGCGGCTTCCAGAGCCACCGCGAGGAGCAGGAGCGGAGGCAGAGCTCGGGCGACGGGCTTCACAAAAGTG AGCTGATCAGGAGCTGCGGCGGAGAAGCGGAGCGGGTCGTCATCAGTCGCAGAGACGCGCGGCAGGAGCCGGAGGTGCGCTTGGAGAGCGGGGACAGCAGCTGCGacgacagcagctccaccaccacgGCCACGGAGCCCCACAAAGACGACGGCGCGGCCAAGAAGGGCAAAATCATAACGAAGAAGAAAACGCGCACGATTTTTTCCAAGAGACAGATCTTCCAGTTGGAGTCTACCTTCGACATGAAGCGCTACCTGAGCAGCGCGGAGCGCGCGTGCCTCGCCAGTTCCCTCCAGCTCACGGAAACCCAGGTGAAAATATGGTTCCAGAACCGCAGGAATAAACTGAAGCGACAGATCTCCACAGAAATCGACGGACCCATTAGCGATTTCCCCGAGACTGGAAAGCCAGTGGTGGTAGTGGGACAGCTCCCGGCCTTGTACAAGGAGAGCAGCCTGCTGGGGAGATGCGTGCTGCCCATGCCTCTGCCCGTCGTGTACCCGGGGAGCAGCACGCCTTACCTCTGCTTCTCCAACGCGCGCAAGTACTTCAGCTTGTACGAAGGGGACGTATGA
- the hmx1 gene encoding homeobox protein HMX1, protein MTTLGRLGAASGADALGLREKAPRGGRSMREQQVENQSPAPSRASSFFIENLLSKGRSEREGFAASARGGAGVETVSTRRLHNDTGAAAPEHCGSTARSPCREPPFQWYRAGSALNFRVLELPHSPRDNASSEDHCFSSSASDRGSPAVSEPVTEGSDETEQKTGERRLTDDNDDVVARSERDARSARDASSDPGSHRKKKTRTVFSRSQVFQLESTFDVKRYLSSSERAALAASLHLTETQVKIWFQNRRNKWKRQLAADQEAAHGPNSTQRIVRVPILYHEGPTPATSLGFGVNGHAATVNYPLSSFAHSMSMLRSQMAGLV, encoded by the exons ATGACTACTTTGGGTCGCCTCGGCGCAGCGTCGGGAGCGGATGCGCTCGGTTTGCGCGAAAAGGCACCGAGAGGCGGGAGAAGTATGCGGGAGCAGCAAGTAGAAAACCAGTCTCCCGCTCCATCGAGGGCGTCGTCCTTTTTCATAGAGAACCTACTGAGCAAGGGCCGCAGTGAACGGGAGGGCTTTGCGGCCAGCGCTCGGGGGGGAGCAGGTGTGGAGACGGTCTCCACCCGCAGACTCCACAACGACACCGGCGCTGCGGCACCAGAACACTGCGGGTCCACGGCTCGGTCCCCCTGCAGAGAGCCGCCGTTTCAGTGGTACCGTGCGGGATCTGCGCTGAACTTCAGAGTTTTGGAATTGCCGCACA GCCCAAGGGACAACGCAAGCTCCGAGGACCACTGCTTTTCCTCTTCTGCCAGCGACAGGGGATCGCCCGCGGTGTCGGAGCCAGTAACGGAGGGCAGCGACGAAACCGAACAGAAAACGGGCGAGAGACGCCTGACGGACGACAACGATGACGTCGTCGCGCGGAGCGAGCGTGACGCGCGGTCGGCGCGAGACGCGTCGTCGGACCCCGGTTCCCACCGGAAGAAGAAGACCCGGACCGTGTTCAGCCGCAGTCAGGTCTTTCAGCTGGAATCCACGTTTGACGTGAAGCGGTATCTGAGCAGCTCGGAGCGGGCGGCGCTGGCGGCGTCGCTGCACCTGACTGAGACCCAGGTCaaaatctggttccagaaccggaGGAATAAATGGAAGAGGCAGCTGGCGGCGGACCAGGAGGCTGCCCACGGCCCGAACTCGACACAGCGGATTGTCAGGGTTCCCATTCTGTATCACGAGGGACCCACGCCCGCGACGTCGTTGGGTTTCGGCGTGAACGGACACGCGGCTACCGTCAACTACCCTCTGTCCTCGTTCGCTCATTCTATGAGCATGCTGAGGTCGCAGATGGCTGGTTTAGTGTAA
- the adra2c gene encoding alpha-2C adrenergic receptor, whose protein sequence is MDFFNISSLEDGMESDNISSNSTSSGQYTQLAIWTLAGLVSFLILFTIVGNVLVVIAVLTSRALKPPQNLFLVSLASADILVATLVMPFSLANELMGYWFFGKIWCDIYLALDVLFCTSSIVHLCAISLDRYWSVTQAVEYNLKRTPKRVKCMIVVVWWISAVISFPPLISMTRSSSEDSPQCMLNDETWYILYSSIGSFFAPCVIMILVYIRIYQVAKTRTRTMSEKKRDSPLENGMDKAEPGKSGSMKSNRGGSVKEQERENGHCQEQPVGSPPPNETKHPQTDHDDDYDDSSSSDEKPKKSSNSSKNHHDDRKDRKSSRKSSSASKYSSRKSRASSKSMDLFSSRRKRRSTVNRKKASAAREKRFTFVLAVVMGVFVVCWFPFFFSYSLYGICRRPCQIPETLFKFFFWIGYCNSSLNPVIYTIFNQDFRRAFQKILCKSWKRSF, encoded by the coding sequence ATGGATTTCTTCAACATTTCCAGTCTGGAGGACGGGATGGAGAGCGATAACATCTCCTCTAATTCCACCTCCTCCGGCCAGTACACCCAGCTCGCTATCTGGACTCTGGCAGGACTTGTCAGCTTTCTCATTTTGTTTACAATAGTCGGGAACGTCTTGGTTGTCATCGCCGTTCTAACCAGCAGAGCTTTGAAACCACCCCAGAACCTTTTTCTCGTCTCCCTGGCCAGCGCCGACATTCTGGTGGCCACGCTGGTCATGCCGTTTTCTCTGGCAAACGAACTTATGGGATACTGGTTCTTTGGGAAAATCTGGTGCGACATCTATCTGGCTCTGGATGTTTTATTCTGCACCTCTTCCATTGTTCACCTGTGCGCTATCAGCTTGGACCGGTACTGGTCGGTGACACAGGCGGTAGAGTATAACTTGAAGAGAACCCCGAAACGGGTTAAATGCATGATTGTGGTAGTCTGGTGGATCTCAGCTGTCATTTCCTTCCCACCACTCATTTCCAtgaccagaagcagcagcgaggACAGTCCTCAGTGTATGCTAAATGATGAGACCTGGTACATTCTCTACTCCAGCATTGGATCATTCTTTGCCCCTTGTGTTATCATGATCTTGGTCTATATAAGGATCTACCAGGTGGCaaagaccagaaccagaacaatgtcagagaagaagagggaCTCTCCCCTGGAGAATGGGATGGACAAAGCTGAACCAGGCAAAAGCGGTTCAATGAAGTCCAACAGGGGCGGAAGTGTGAAAGAGCAGGAGCGGGAAAATGGGCACTGTCAGGAACAGCCGGTCGGGTCGCCCCCACCGAACGAGACCAAACACCCCCAGACGGACCACGACGACGACTACGACGACAGCAGCTCATCGGACGAGAAACCCAAGAAAAGTTCCAACTCCTCCAAGAACCACCACGACGACAGGAAGGACCGGAAGTCCAGTCGGAAGAGCAGCTCGGCCTCCAAGTACTCCAGCCGGAAATCGCGGGCCAGTTCCAAGTCCATGGACCTGTTCTCGTCTCGCCGCAAACGCCGGAGCACGGTCAACCGGAAGAAGGCCTCCGCCGCTCGGGAGAAGCGCTTCACCTTCGTCCTCGCCGTGGTCATGGGCGTGTTCGTCGTGTGCTGGTTCCCGTTCTTCTTCTCCTACAGCCTGTACGGAATCTGCCGGCGGCCGTGCCAGATCCCGGAGACGCTGTTCAAGTTCTTTTTCTGGATTGGCTACTGCAACAGCTCGCTCAACCCCGTCATCTACACCATCTTCAACCAGGACTTCCGCAGAGCCTTCCAGAAGATCCTCTGCAAGTCGTGGAAGCGCTCCTTCTga